CAAACGAAAAAGATAGGGCAAGTTATCTGCCCGAAAATTTCATGCCACTTATTGAATTTAATCAACTTGAAGTTGTTGACGGGGAATTTGAAATTTTTGATGGGGTTGAATTAATCGTATCGGACGGACACACAATCGGACAACAACTTGTCAAGGTGTCTGACGGGGAAAAAACGATAGTTTATTGTGGCGACCTGATACCGACATCATCACACATACCCATACCTTATGTAATGGCTTATGACCTACAACCTTTAATCACGATGGAAGAAAAAAAGAAACTTTTAAAGAGAGCACTTGAAGAGAATTGGATTTTATTCTTTGAGCATGATCCTTACGCCGATTGTGCCACTGTCAAACAAGGCAAAAAATATATTGAACTTGATAGAAGATTCAACCTTGACGAGATTTAAATCCCTGAAATCAAGATGAAAACGCCCGTCAGAGCGATCACAACTCCAGCGATTACGTGTGAGTATCTCTCAAGTTTCTCAAGTTTTGCAAGTTGAATTCCAAGATAACCGATCAATGCCTGCACTATCATCATAACCCAGGTCACGATGCTGAAAACAACTATAACGGCAAGAATTCCAGCGGTTTTAAATTTAAGTGATATGAAGAAAAGCGGTATAAGTGGCTCACAAGGACCGAGAACGAAAATCGCAAATAATGTCCAGACGGTGATAACTTTTCTATTCAAAATTTTTTCATCAACGATTTCGTGTTTATGTGGATGTTTTACATGTTTTATGCCCCAGATCGCATAGGCTATACCAAATCCGATCAAAAGCCATAGTCCAACTTCGCCACGCAACGTTTCAAGTCCTTGAAGTTTGCTTAACTCCATCCCTATAAATAACCCGATAAGCCCGAGCAAAACTGAAGAGCCAACATGACCAATCCCAGCGATGAACGTGACAAAAATTAACTTCTTAATTGACCATTTCTGCGCCCTTCCAATCATGATGAAAGGAAGCCAATGATCTGGGGCAAGCGCATGGAGAAATGCTATTGAAGCAGTGCTTATAATCAAAGTAATAAATGAAGCATCTGTCATTTTAAATCTCCTTAATTATTTTGCCTTGACCCAAGATATAAGCTCTTTCAAACTTGGAAACTTCCCGTAACTTAAAATCGCTATTCTAAATATCCTTCCCGCAACCCAGATCATAAAAACTACTGATAGAGCAAGAATTGCTATCGTTCCAATTATCTCCCAAGTTGCTGGCATCTTAACAGGGATACGTGCGACCATAAATGCGGGTGTAAATAGAGGGAAAAAGGATAAAACTTTTATCCAAAAAAGATCCGGATTTTGCATAATTAAAAAAGAAAAGGCGATGGGAAGTGTAACACCAAGAGCGATATATCCGGCGATTTGTTGTGCTTCATACTCAGAGTTCACAGGTGCACCAACAGCGACGAAAAGGGCGGAGTAAAATAGATAACCGAGGACAAAGTAAACAAGTGAAATAAGCATAAGGTCAATCTTTACGGAAATTAACGCATACCCAGAGAAAAAGTAAAAACCGAGTATAGCCCATATAAACATCTGCGTCAACCCAAGCATACCAAGCCCAACTATCTTACCCGCCATCAATTCATTCGCATTGCAAGAGGACAAAAGAACTTCCACAATACGATTTGACTTCTCCTCAACAACACTTCGCACAAGCATTTGCCCACCTGTAAGCACAAGTACCATAAGCGCAATTATAAAAATGTACGAGCTAAAAAACAGCGCAAGAAAGTCCGTCTTCTCCTCTTCACCCTTTTTTGAAATTTTTATCGTGTTATATTTAACTGGCCTAATTATTTTTGAAATTGCCTCTTTATCAACACCGTACTTCCCAAGTTCAGATGTGATCACAATTTCCTGAAGCGCGCTCTTGAAACGCTCAATGTCCCTTATATTGCCAACATTTTGACCAACATATTGAAAATTCAAACTATCCTCAAAATTTCGCGGTATAATAATATATGCCTCAAACTCACCAGAAATCACCTTTTTATTTGCTATTGATTTAATTTCCCCCAAGTTATCTCCAGCTTGAATTTTAATAAGGATATAATTTGGTTTGCCATCGGGAAGTTTGAATTCGTTTTCAAGCTTATCTTGCAACTTATCAAAAATCCGCCCCGTCAAGTCTACAACACCGATCCTTTTTTGCTTTAGATCAGCTTTTTCCATTAAAAATCTTGGGAGAAAACCAAAAGCAACTATTAAGACAGGCATTAGAATTAAAGATATAAAAAATGTCTTTGTTCTGACCTTAGTAATATACTCCCACCAGGCGATGGTTAAAATTTTTTTCATTTAACCAATCAATTTCTTTCTCAAAAATTTTCAGCGATAATTTAACACAATTTAAAATTCCTTTCAAGCCCTTCAATATTTTAAATTTCCCTCCTTGGCAAATTCCTCAATAAGTCTTTTCTGACGCTCATTTATTTTTTCCGGGATTTCAACCTTGACAGTGACATACATATCACCAACATTGCCATTATTTCTGATACCAAGTCCACGCAGTCTGAATGTTGTTCCATTCTGAGTTCCAGGAGGAATTGTTAGTTCAACCTTATTCCCATAAATGGTCTTTATCCTTATTCTACTTCCAAGTATCGCTTGTGCAATGTTAATTGGAATTTCAACGTAAATATCATTACCCTTGCGCTTGAAAAATTTATCATCTTGAACTTTTATATGAACATAAAGATCACCATTTCCACCGCCACCTATACCTTGTTCACCTTCGCCTCTGATTCTAAGCGTTGTCCCAGTGTCAACGCCCTGAGGTATTTTAACCTTTATCTTTCTTAATCTTGAAACCTGACCTGTGCCACCACAGTTATAGCAAACTTCCGAGATTATCTTACCACGACCGTAACAGCGTGGGCAAGGTCTTGAAAAAGCAAACATACCTTTAACTTCCGAAACCATTCCGCTTCCGTTACATACAGGACAGGTTGTCACCTTCGCTCCTGGCTTTGCACCCGTTCCACCACAAACATTACAAACTTCCTTCCTTGGAACATCTACATATATCTCACCGCCACTGACCGCAGTTGAAAAGGGAATTTCAACATCTATATGAATGTCCTCTCCTTTTACAGCGCCTCTTCTGCTTTTTCTAAAGAACTCACCACGGTCAAAAAATTGATTTAACAAGTCATCAATAAATGAATCCCCGAAGTTAAATCCCTCACCAAATCCAGTTCGGAAATTTGAGAATATATCTTCAAAGTTGAAACCACCTGGAAATCCACCTTCTACACCGGTATAACCAAACTTTCTGAGCTGATCGTATTGCTTCCTCTTCTCCGGGTCAGAGAGAACACTATACGCCTCGTTAATCTCTTTAAACTTCTCCTCAGCTTGTTTATCCCCAGGATTTCTATCTGGATGATATTTCATTGCGAGCTTCTTATATGCTTGCTTTATCTCTTCTTGTGTTGCGTTCTCGCTTACTCCAAGTATTTTATAATAGTCCTTCATCTTTAACAATCACCTCCTTTAATAAACAAAAGGCGAATCATCCCGATTTTCAATCGGAACAATTCGCCTTAACTAATTTAAATTCTAAAACTTATTGATTAAACTGACTCAAGGACTTCTTCTTTCTTTATCGCAAGCTCAAGAACTTCGTCCATCTCCTTCACAAAATAAAACACCATCTCTGCTCTAACTTGCTCAGGAATTTCATCTATGTCGGCTCTGTTTTTCTCTGGCAATATAACCTTTTTAATTCCAGCCCTATGTGCTGCTAAAACCTTCTCTTTAATACCACCGACTGGTAAAACAGCGCCTCTTAAAGTTATTTCACCTGTCATAGCAATATCATTACAAACAACTTTTCCAGTCAAAAGCGAATACAAAGCGGTCAATATTGTAACTCCAGCCGAGGGTCCATCTTTCGGTATAGCCCCTGCAGGGACATGTATATGGATATCATATTTTTCTCTGAAATCCGGGTCAATTCCAAACTCTTCCGATTTTGAAGCAATATAACTCAAAGCGATATGAGCCGATTCCTTCATCACATCACCGAGTTGCCCAGTGAGATGAAGCGAACCTTTGCCCTTCATCTTCGTTGCTTCAACGAAGAGAATCTCACCACCAACTGGAGTCCAAGCAAGTCCAGTAGCTATACCAGGTTTATTGATTCTCTCTGCGACCTCGTGATAGAATTTCGGTTGCCCGAGATATTTCGGTAAATCATCTGCAGTTATAGTCGTCGGCTCGGATCTACCCATAGCAACTTCTTTCGCAACCCCACGGCAAATATCGGCTATTCTTCTTTCAAGATTCCTAACGCCAGCCTCACGAGTGTATGAGTTAATTATCTTCCTTAAAGCGTCATCTTCAAATTTTATCATATCTTCCGTTAAACCGTGCGCTTTTATCTGCTTCGGGACGAGGAAGTATTTTGCAATGTTGAGTTTTTCTTCCTCAATATAGCTTGGTATCTCAATTATTTCCATCCTATCTCTCAAAGCTGGTGGAATTGGCTCAATCATATTCGCCGTCGCTATGAACATAACCTTTGAAAGGTCAAACGGGACTTCAATGTAATGGTCGCTGAAGGAGTGATTTTGTTCCGGGTCAAGGACTTCAAGAAGTGCAGCAGCCGGGTCACCGCGAAAGTCAGCCCCAATTTTGTCAACTTCGTCAAGCATAAAAACTGGATTATTTGAGCCCGCCTTTCTAATTCCTTGTATTATTCTCCCAGGCAAAGCCCCAATATAAGTTCGCCTGTGACCTCTTATTTCTGCTTCATCGTGTACCCCGCCGAGTGAAATTCTAACAAATTTTCTTCCAAGCGCCTCGGCAATTGACCTCCCAAGCGATGTCTTACCAACCCCTGGCGGACCAACAAAGCAGAGTATCGGACCCTTCATATCGTTTTTAAGTTTTCTAACAGCGAGGTACTCAAGGATTCTTTTCTTAACTTTCTCAAGCCCATAATGATCGCGATCAAGAATTTCCTCAGCTTTCTTTATGTCCAAGTTATCCTCCGTTGAAATGCTCCAAGGTAACTCTATCAACCAATCAAGGTAAGTCCTTGAAACAGTATATTCAGCAGAAGATGGATGCATCCTTGAGAGACGATCAAGTTCCTTAAGCGCAACTTTCCTCGCCTCCTCAGGCATATTGGCTTTTTCAATCTTTTCCCTCAATTCCCTTATTTCAGCCCCTTCTTCATCTTCACCAAGTTCTCTCTTTATCGCCTTCAACTGCTCTCTGAGGAAATACTCGCGCTGATTCTTTGTTATCTCATCTTGAACTTCTGCCTGAATTTTATTCCCAAGTTCAAGACGTTGAGCGTGGCGATTTAAAATGAAATGACATTTCTTCAACCTATCCTTGATGTTAACCTGCTCAAGTATTTCCTGTTTCTCAGCAACAGAAACATTCAAAAGAGAAGCAACAACATCGGGTAAACTGCGTATATCATCCGTTCCGCTTACTATATTTGCCTGCTCAGGTGTCATGTCCGGAGAAAGTTCAACAACCCTTTTGAACACATTCTTTATCGCAACCGCAAGCGCCTCACTTTCAATGTCAATTTCACCTTCATCTTCAACTTGCTGGATAATCGCTCTCAAATACGGTTCTTGCTGTATAAATGACAAAATCCTCGCACGATGCAAACCCTGAACAAAAACACTTTTTGAACCGTCAGGCAAGTTATAAACCTTGAGTATTTTCGCCACCGTTCCAAAATGATAAACATCGTCAGGAGTTGGCTTTTCTATCTGTGGCTCCTTTTGGGCGACAATTAAAATAAGTTCACCCGTCTTTGACGCATCTTCTATCAACTTTATCGTGCTCTCCCTACCAACAGAAAGTGGCATAAATTGCTTGGGAAAAAACACGGAATTCCTCAACGGCAAAACCGACATCGCCTCAGGAATATGAGATGTATATTTGAGTTCTTCTCCCATGGCTTTAAATTTTTTGTTTTAAAAAATCTTTTAACACAATCTCATAACAAGGTCCATCAAAACATCCTTATGTTTTATCTCATCATCAACTATTCGCCTGAGCAAATCTTTTACATCATCGTTTTCAATCTTATTGATCTGTGAGATATAATCCTCGTAAATTTCCTTATCAAACTCAAGGTCAGCGATAAGCTTTCTAAAACCTTTTTCATTATGAATTGAGTCCAACTTAATTTCAAAAACCTTCGGTGTTGGATTAACCGACCCACCAAGTTCAACTATCTTTTGCCTCAACATCTCCGCATGCTTTCTTTCCTCTTCAGCAACCCTCTTCAGTCTCTCCTTCAAAAAGTCAAAAGGTATTATCTCGGCGTGTTCATCCATCATCTTAGCAATGGCGACCTCTTTTGAATAATTCTCGTTCAACAATTTTATCAATTCCTCCCTTTCTGAAATATAAGGCAAAAATAAATTTTTAATCGTTTCAATTAAACCCTTTCTCTTTTCTTGGCTTTGAAGCGCCATTTCCAACTTTTAACTTTTGTTTTTCCTCAATATAAATTTAAAAAAATCCCGCCAAAAATGGCGGGATTTTAAATTTCAACCAACTTTAACCTCAATCTCTTTGCTCTTCGCCTCTTCAACCTTCGGCAACTTTATCGTCAACACCCCATCTTTAAACTTCGCTTCAATCTTATCAACCTTGACAGCACCAGGCAAAGTGAAAGTCCTCGTGAACGAGCCATAAACTCTCTCAACCCTGTGGAAGTTTTCATTCTTCGTCTCTTTTTCTTGCCTCTTCTCACCGCTTATCGTAAGCATGTTATCTCTTATCGTCACCTTAATATCATCTTTGCTCACACCAGGTATTTCAGCCCTAACGATATACTCATCATCCGTCTCAGATATATCAACAACAGGTCTCCAAGTTGATATTGCTCTTTCCTCTTCCTCTTCAAATCCACGGAAAAATCTGTCAAACATCCTGTTAATTTCCCTCTGTAAGTCAATTAAATCAGTTGCAAGGTCTCTAATTGGACTCCATCTTACGAGCGCCATATCTTGTCACCTCCTTTTATTTTTAATTTATTTTGATTTCAATTTCTTTGCTCTCTTCTCTTTTTGCAAGTGTTAAGGTTAAAACTCCATTCACAAGTTTCGCCTCTATTTTGTTTCTGTCAATGTCACCGGACAATATAAACTCCCTGCGATACTCACCCTTCTCAAGCTCACTAAACAAAACCTCGCTGTCTTTCGGCTTCGTAATTTCAAACTTACCCTGAACTATCAATCTGTTGTCAACAACCTTAACATTCAAATCATCCCTTGAAACACCAGGCATGTCAAGGAAAATCATGTATGAATCCTTGGTTTCATAAAGGTCAGCTGGAGGTGTGATATATGTCGTAAAACTTTTCTTCGTTATGGCTTTATCTTTGAGCATATATCATCACCTCCTTTTTTAGATTTTTTTAACTGACATTGATTTGAATTTCTTTCGGTTTAACTTCTTCTTTCTTCGGGAGAGTTATCTTCAGAATCCCATCTTTGTACTCAGCGCTCACTTTACTCACCTCAATCGGATATGGCAATCTTACGCTTCTCATAAACTTACCAAATTCCCTCTCACGGATCAGGCAATTCGCTTTCTCAGGAAGTTCTGGTTCTTTCCTTTCCCCAGATATCGTTAAAACATCGTTGTGAATTTTAACCTTTATATCATCCTTGCTCACACCTGGGACCTCAACATAAATCACAAGGTCATCTTTAGAGTCAATTATGTCCATGAGCGGATATTCATAACCCCTATCAAAGCTCCTGAAGAAGTCATTGAACATCTTGTTGATTTCCTTTTCCATCATTTCAATTTCCTTGAATGGTGAATATCTCATCAACATGGCTTATCACCTCCTTTTTTATTTTTTGGTTTTTAATTCCAAAAGGAATTAACCTCAAATGTTGTGCCAAAAAAATGTATTAAAATTCAATTGGTTATCCCTAAGTGGGAATTGACAAGTTGTCAAAGTTGGGTTTGATAATTTGCCATTTGGTTGACAGGATGTCAATAATCTCTGACTGTTTTGGAGTTATGAAATCAAAGATTTATTTTTTATATTTTTCAAAAACAAAAAGATGAAGTTTGATGCGAAGGAAGCTGCGAAATTACCTTTTGATACTGGTATTATTTTTTGCGATTTTGCTCTTGATGGATAAAGTTGTGATGCCATTTTATGTCGGTTCCGTAAAGTCAATTGAAATGCCAAACCTTATCGGTAAAAAATTTGACGAGGCGAGAAAAATCATTGACTCTCTAAATCTCAAACTTGAAAGTGTCACCGAAAAACACGACGCGAGATTTCCAGTCGGATATGTTATTTTACAAAGCCCGAGACCGGGGATGAAAATAAAGGAAGGAAGGCGAGTTTATCTTGTTGTGAGCTCTGGAGAACAAAAGATAGAAGTTCCAAATCTTATTGGAAGGTCTGTTCGTGAAGCGAAGTTAATTTTGGAAAAATCAGGGTTAAAATTAGGAGAGTTAAGTTATGACTTTTCGGATGAGATTCCAGAGGGGGCGATAATCTCGCAATCAATTCCTGAAAGAAGTAAAGTTTCCTATGGAACTTTTGTTTCGGTTGTTGTTTCTCTTGGGAATGCGGAGGGTAAAGTTCAAGTGCCAAATTTAATCGGTTTGCCGTTTTCAAAAGTTGAACAAATTTTAAGCGAATCAGAACTTCGGCTTGGTAAAGTGATTTATGAACCGAGTTCAACTGTTCTACCTAACACAGTGATAGAACAATTCCCGCGAGCCGGTGCTTACATTCAAAAGGGTTCATCCGTTGATGTTTTCGTTGCTAAGGAAATCACAGCAACGCCAAAACAAAATTACTAACTAAGCCATGTTTAAACTTGCGCCATCTTTACTTTCAGCTGATTTTTCGGACTTGAAGAACGAGATAAAAAAGGTTCAAGAAGGTGGAGCTGATCTGCTTCACCTTGATGTAATGGATGGGCACTTTGTCCCAAACTTGACATTCGGTCCTATGATCGTTAAAGCGATAAGGAAATTAACGGAACTTCCACTTGATTCCCATCTTATGATTTCAAATCCGGATTTTTATATAGATGAGTTCAGAAAAGCTGGCTCCGATATAATCACCGTTCACTTTGAGGCTTGCACACACTTACATAGAACTATAATGAAGATAAAGGAAAGCGGTGCAAAAGCTGGCGTCTCAATAAATCCAGCAACTCCCGTAAGTTCAATTGAGGAAATAATTGACTATGTTGATATCCTGTTGATAATGTCGGTAAACCCCGGGTTCGGAGGGCAAAAATTTATTGAAACGACATTGAGAAAAATAATTCAAGCGAAAAAAATCATCACCGAGAGAAATTTAAATGTTGAAATTGAAGTTGACGGTGGAATTGACCTTGATAATGTTGAACTTTTGCTTGAAGCCGGGGCTGATATAATCGTAGCTGGCTCTTCAATATTCAACTCAGCTGATGCGACAGAAACAGCGCGAAAATTTAAGCAAAAGTTCCTTGAGTTTGAGATAAAAAACAAAGTTAAAATCGTATGAGAAAAATTTTCATAAGAAATGTCAACGCAATCACACCTTTTAGAATAATTGAAAATGCTGGGATAATCATAGAAGGTAAGAAGATATCCGAAATTGGTAAGATAGATGATATAAAAATTGACGATGGGGATTATCATTTTTTTGATTTTGACGGGATGTTTGCTGTTCCGGGGTTCATTGACCTTCATGTACACGGTGGACTTGGTTTTGGATTTGAGGATGAAGACGACGAAGCGCTCTTCAAAATTAGCGAGTTTTATTTCCAACACGGAACCACAGGACTTCTTGCAACCCTTTACCCCAAGCCAGAGAAGGAGTTTATCCGCGAATTAAGACGCATTGCTGACTT
This is a stretch of genomic DNA from Candidatus Thermokryptus mobilis. It encodes these proteins:
- a CDS encoding ABC transporter permease, which produces MKKILTIAWWEYITKVRTKTFFISLILMPVLIVAFGFLPRFLMEKADLKQKRIGVVDLTGRIFDKLQDKLENEFKLPDGKPNYILIKIQAGDNLGEIKSIANKKVISGEFEAYIIIPRNFEDSLNFQYVGQNVGNIRDIERFKSALQEIVITSELGKYGVDKEAISKIIRPVKYNTIKISKKGEEEKTDFLALFFSSYIFIIALMVLVLTGGQMLVRSVVEEKSNRIVEVLLSSCNANELMAGKIVGLGMLGLTQMFIWAILGFYFFSGYALISVKIDLMLISLVYFVLGYLFYSALFVAVGAPVNSEYEAQQIAGYIALGVTLPIAFSFLIMQNPDLFWIKVLSFFPLFTPAFMVARIPVKMPATWEIIGTIAILALSVVFMIWVAGRIFRIAILSYGKFPSLKELISWVKAK
- the dnaJ gene encoding molecular chaperone DnaJ, whose protein sequence is MKDYYKILGVSENATQEEIKQAYKKLAMKYHPDRNPGDKQAEEKFKEINEAYSVLSDPEKRKQYDQLRKFGYTGVEGGFPGGFNFEDIFSNFRTGFGEGFNFGDSFIDDLLNQFFDRGEFFRKSRRGAVKGEDIHIDVEIPFSTAVSGGEIYVDVPRKEVCNVCGGTGAKPGAKVTTCPVCNGSGMVSEVKGMFAFSRPCPRCYGRGKIISEVCYNCGGTGQVSRLRKIKVKIPQGVDTGTTLRIRGEGEQGIGGGGNGDLYVHIKVQDDKFFKRKGNDIYVEIPINIAQAILGSRIRIKTIYGNKVELTIPPGTQNGTTFRLRGLGIRNNGNVGDMYVTVKVEIPEKINERQKRLIEEFAKEGNLKY
- the lon gene encoding endopeptidase La; its protein translation is MGEELKYTSHIPEAMSVLPLRNSVFFPKQFMPLSVGRESTIKLIEDASKTGELILIVAQKEPQIEKPTPDDVYHFGTVAKILKVYNLPDGSKSVFVQGLHRARILSFIQQEPYLRAIIQQVEDEGEIDIESEALAVAIKNVFKRVVELSPDMTPEQANIVSGTDDIRSLPDVVASLLNVSVAEKQEILEQVNIKDRLKKCHFILNRHAQRLELGNKIQAEVQDEITKNQREYFLREQLKAIKRELGEDEEGAEIRELREKIEKANMPEEARKVALKELDRLSRMHPSSAEYTVSRTYLDWLIELPWSISTEDNLDIKKAEEILDRDHYGLEKVKKRILEYLAVRKLKNDMKGPILCFVGPPGVGKTSLGRSIAEALGRKFVRISLGGVHDEAEIRGHRRTYIGALPGRIIQGIRKAGSNNPVFMLDEVDKIGADFRGDPAAALLEVLDPEQNHSFSDHYIEVPFDLSKVMFIATANMIEPIPPALRDRMEIIEIPSYIEEEKLNIAKYFLVPKQIKAHGLTEDMIKFEDDALRKIINSYTREAGVRNLERRIADICRGVAKEVAMGRSEPTTITADDLPKYLGQPKFYHEVAERINKPGIATGLAWTPVGGEILFVEATKMKGKGSLHLTGQLGDVMKESAHIALSYIASKSEEFGIDPDFREKYDIHIHVPAGAIPKDGPSAGVTILTALYSLLTGKVVCNDIAMTGEITLRGAVLPVGGIKEKVLAAHRAGIKKVILPEKNRADIDEIPEQVRAEMVFYFVKEMDEVLELAIKKEEVLESV
- a CDS encoding ferritin-like domain-containing protein → MALQSQEKRKGLIETIKNLFLPYISEREELIKLLNENYSKEVAIAKMMDEHAEIIPFDFLKERLKRVAEEERKHAEMLRQKIVELGGSVNPTPKVFEIKLDSIHNEKGFRKLIADLEFDKEIYEDYISQINKIENDDVKDLLRRIVDDEIKHKDVLMDLVMRLC
- a CDS encoding Hsp20/alpha crystallin family protein, which translates into the protein MALVRWSPIRDLATDLIDLQREINRMFDRFFRGFEEEEERAISTWRPVVDISETDDEYIVRAEIPGVSKDDIKVTIRDNMLTISGEKRQEKETKNENFHRVERVYGSFTRTFTLPGAVKVDKIEAKFKDGVLTIKLPKVEEAKSKEIEVKVG
- a CDS encoding Hsp20/alpha crystallin family protein, which encodes MLKDKAITKKSFTTYITPPADLYETKDSYMIFLDMPGVSRDDLNVKVVDNRLIVQGKFEITKPKDSEVLFSELEKGEYRREFILSGDIDRNKIEAKLVNGVLTLTLAKREESKEIEIKIN
- a CDS encoding Hsp20/alpha crystallin family protein, with product MLMRYSPFKEIEMMEKEINKMFNDFFRSFDRGYEYPLMDIIDSKDDLVIYVEVPGVSKDDIKVKIHNDVLTISGERKEPELPEKANCLIREREFGKFMRSVRLPYPIEVSKVSAEYKDGILKITLPKKEEVKPKEIQINVS
- a CDS encoding PASTA domain-containing protein translates to MRRKLRNYLLILVLFFAILLLMDKVVMPFYVGSVKSIEMPNLIGKKFDEARKIIDSLNLKLESVTEKHDARFPVGYVILQSPRPGMKIKEGRRVYLVVSSGEQKIEVPNLIGRSVREAKLILEKSGLKLGELSYDFSDEIPEGAIISQSIPERSKVSYGTFVSVVVSLGNAEGKVQVPNLIGLPFSKVEQILSESELRLGKVIYEPSSTVLPNTVIEQFPRAGAYIQKGSSVDVFVAKEITATPKQNY
- the rpe gene encoding ribulose-phosphate 3-epimerase gives rise to the protein MFKLAPSLLSADFSDLKNEIKKVQEGGADLLHLDVMDGHFVPNLTFGPMIVKAIRKLTELPLDSHLMISNPDFYIDEFRKAGSDIITVHFEACTHLHRTIMKIKESGAKAGVSINPATPVSSIEEIIDYVDILLIMSVNPGFGGQKFIETTLRKIIQAKKIITERNLNVEIEVDGGIDLDNVELLLEAGADIIVAGSSIFNSADATETARKFKQKFLEFEIKNKVKIV